The DNA sequence AAGCTACAGGAGATAGTAGCCCAGTGGTACTATCAAAGTGGGGTTCTGACACGCACAGGAATGAAAAGAATGGTTTGGACTCATCTTATGTTGTACATTAGTGCGTGTCTTGCAATGAGGAAGCaatcatatcctctccagaggttTCTATTTGATCTTAGGGAGTAAATGATAGGTACAAGTCATCACAGTTGGAGCTCCAAACATCATTATCGTGACTCTTAGTGGTAAAGTGAATTGAGATGATTGATGGGATTAGACGAATATCTTCCTGCTATAACTTGAGTTGACATTTTTTGTAAATTACTAATTTAGGCTCTTAGATTAGTAAACGCTTTATAACATCCATACACAATTAAAATACTTTTCGCTCTTGCATGAAACATAAGCCGATTTGGTAGCAGCAATAGAAACAAGCTTAGCTCTACGTATTTGTTCTCCACGTACCCACTAAAGGGACACGCAAGTTTCCTCGATATTGGTAAGGGTTTGGATATAAAAATGGCTACCATCCACATATAAAAGAAATTGCCTCCTTGGATCCCCTCAACAGACATCGACCCTCCTCTCTATATAAGCTCTGCCATGGCCGTTCCCCATTCATTCACTCTGCCAAACACCACCAACGCGGAGGAAGGGTCTCTCCGAAGTTGGCCTTACAAGATTAGGACTTGGGGAGTCCAAACACTTTGCCGCTCTCTCACTCTCTTCCTCTCTATTCCCTTGTATTGACTTCGTGTAGAGCAAAAGCAAGGATGTGGTTGACCGAGCCGTTGATAAAGAGGGAGTGGCCGAGCCCGACCGAGTCGCCACCACGCCTGAAACCCGAGTGGCCAAAGCACGTGAGCGCGGCCCTGGTGGAGGCCAAGTCCATCCTGTCCCTGGCCTCCCCCATGGCGCTCACCGGCCTCCTCCTCTACTCCCGCTCCCTCGTCTCCATGCTCTTCCTCGGACGCCTCGGCCGCCTCCCCCTCGCCGGTGGCGCTCTTGCCATCGGCTTCGCCAACATCACCGGATACTCCGTCCTCTCCGGCCTCGCCATGGGCATGGAGCCCATCTGCGGCCAGGCCTTCGGCGCCCGCCGGCCCGCCCTCCTCGGCCCCGTCCTCCACCGCGCCGTCCTTCTCCTCCTCGCCGCCTCCCTCCCCATCGCCGCCCTCTGGGCCTCCATgcgctccctcctcctcctcagcgGCCAGGACGACGACATCGCCGCCGTGGCCCAGGCCTACGTTCTCGCCTCCCTCCCGGACCTCCTCCTCCAGTCCTTCCTCCACCCCATCCGCATCTACCTCCGCTCCCAGTTCATCACGCTCCCTTTCACCTActgtgccgccgccgccgcgctcCTCCATCTCCCCGTCAACTACGTCCTCGTCTCCGTCCTCCGCCTCGGCATCCGCGGCGTCGCCCTCGCCTCCGTCTGCACCAACCTcaaccttctcttcctcctcctcgtctacaTCTGCTCCTCCGGCGTGCATCAGCACACGGGGGCGCTCAACTTCACTGCAGAGTGCCTCGGGAACTGGAGATCGTTGCTCAACCTCGCGATACCCAGCTGCATCGGGGTCTGCCTCGAGTGGTGGTGGTACGAGATCATGGTCCTGCTCTGCGGTCTGCTCCTCGACCCCAAGTCCACCGTCGCGTCGATGGGCATCCTCATCCAGACCACCTCCTTGATCTACATTTTCCCCTCCTCGCTCAGCTTCGGGGTATCGACGCGCGTCGGCAACGAGCTCGGCGCGAACCGCCCCGACCGCGCCCGCCGCGCGGCCACTGTGGGCGTGGCCTGCGGCGCCGCGCTCGGCGTCCTGGCGTTCGCGTTCGCGGTGGCGGTCAGGAATGCCTGGGCGCGCATGTTCACCGCGGACGCCTCGATCTTGGCATTGACGGCCGCGGTGCTCCCCATCGTAGGCATGTGCGAGCTGGGGAACTGCCCGCAGACGGCCGGGTGCGGGGTGCTGCGGGGGAGCGCGCGGCCACGCACCGGCGCCAACATAAACATGTGGTCGTTCTACGGCGTGGGCATGCCGGTGGCGGCGGGGCTGGCTTTCTGGGGCAGGCTGGACTTCCCCGGACTGTGGCTCGGCATGCTCGCGGCGCAGGGGACGTGCGTCGCGCTGATGATGGTGGTGGTTCGCCGCACCGACTGGAATCTGCAGGCCGAGCGGGCGCAGCGGTTGACCGGCGGCCCTGTCGAAACTGACACAGCagtcgtggtggtggtggtaacCAACGAATTCGACGAGAAACAAGCAGCAGACGGCGACAACGCTGAGACATGTGATTCCTTTGATAGCCTAAAGATCGATCAATCGACTGCATCAAGTTGATAAGCTTAAAATTGCTCTTCTCCATCtcctactcttcttcttcttcttgtgatcACAAACCCATCTACCGACTGAACTGGTAAATCTCATGAAGCAGAAACGAAGAAAGCACAAACGACGATTCAAATTTCACCAATAAAACAATAATTGAATCACTGAAGGCTTAACTTTGCGGTCCGAGCAATTTGAATCCCTCCAAAGACACAAGTAATTTGGGTGACTTGAACGTGATGAAACCAGTAAAAAATGAAAGCCAATACACGCTCATGCATGCGCTAATAAATTAGAGCGTCGGAGGACCACATTGCGAAGTGCGGTCTCATGCGCAAAACTAATGATTCCCCACAGCCATCCATCCATCTGTTAGTGTCAACGTCTTTATGACCTCGGGGCCAATACGGTTGGATTCGGGTTCGAATGATTTGAGATCTTCCTGAACGATCCTTGAGACTGCCGAGGTAGCCAATCACGACGGGATCACTATTTTCTTCGGGAGGGGACCTCTCGCCTGGGCCTTCGGTGGGAGGCACTCCGTCTTCGTCCATGCACACAAGTCGGGTTGAGAGAGCTCagcccaacccctccgacgatcaagttagtcgaTAGTCTCTggggtttttcttttttttttccctttcctcttCGTTCCGAACACGAGGATTTTTATAAGGAAAGTCATCATTTCCTGATGTGCCCACTTGCAGGAAGCAGGATCGTACCTAGGATAATGTCTGACATCGACATTGGCGTCGCATGAAGGACCGGGCTCCTGCACGATGGTGACATGCCTCGGTCGACGTTTTGGTCTGCTTCGGCCAGACGCTGTCAGGTCAGACCGAGGCAAGCGACCCCCGCAACTCCTCGGTCTGCATGACCTAGGAGACGTCACCCGAGAGCAGATGACGTTAATTCGTATCCCATCATTAATATTACCTTCATCACCATCCATCCCTGCTCGGGCGAGATGCAAGCAATGGAGCCCACAAGATTCCTCCaccatttttattcttcttgttaTTATTATAAAACACTGCAGATTGAAGTGTTATTATTATAAGACACTCTATCTACCGTCTTCTCCTCCAAATTGCACAGCGAATGGCATCAGGCTTGCGTGACAAATGCACAGGAAACTGTAGTATTGTCATGCAAGAAAGAACTAATCACTGCGCACGCCAACGTGCTACTCTGATGGAAGCATTCTTAATCTGGGATCGACCAGTTTATGAGTAACTTATACGATTAGTTTAATGAGTTCGAGAACCTGGAAGAGTCCCAGTCCCAGTCccagacgagagagagagagagagagagcagactcATCGCAGGCCTTTAGCACCTCCAAGAGTCACAAGAACACCGAAGAAAGGGATGAGTTGATGGCATCCCAAAGGAGGTTTATTTATCCCTTGGATATTACTCTAATCATTTCTAGCTAGCTGTCTCACAAAGACGACTGTTCttgtttgctgcatctaatgcacacAAGCAATGGTGATCGCTTCTTTCTAAGGGATCACAAATAACTCAGCTCATCGGATGAGCTCGTCGAATCGAAACGAGGGATTCGAATCCGTTTTCATCATTTGACTTGAGcatatttctctttctttctttcggccGTATTCTCGATATCCTTTCATTCTGCAGGTCATCCCATTCGAGAGAATCCATCCGTCTCGGTCGATTCAAGAGTTCATAACATTTCAGTCCCAAAAAAGGAATTAATTATTCTATTCAAATTAATGAACAACAGTAGTTGACTGGGTAACATTGATTTCGATCGACAACATGAATTCTGAGCTCAGTTGTCTCAGCTCTCATCAGCAACCACCCCGAGCGCCAGCAAAGCACGGTACTGCATACTGCTCGAAGCTCACGCTCGTAAGCAAACTCTGCTTATAATATCCGGCGCCAGTTC is a window from the Musa acuminata AAA Group cultivar baxijiao chromosome BXJ2-1, Cavendish_Baxijiao_AAA, whole genome shotgun sequence genome containing:
- the LOC135598531 gene encoding protein DETOXIFICATION 49-like — translated: MWLTEPLIKREWPSPTESPPRLKPEWPKHVSAALVEAKSILSLASPMALTGLLLYSRSLVSMLFLGRLGRLPLAGGALAIGFANITGYSVLSGLAMGMEPICGQAFGARRPALLGPVLHRAVLLLLAASLPIAALWASMRSLLLLSGQDDDIAAVAQAYVLASLPDLLLQSFLHPIRIYLRSQFITLPFTYCAAAAALLHLPVNYVLVSVLRLGIRGVALASVCTNLNLLFLLLVYICSSGVHQHTGALNFTAECLGNWRSLLNLAIPSCIGVCLEWWWYEIMVLLCGLLLDPKSTVASMGILIQTTSLIYIFPSSLSFGVSTRVGNELGANRPDRARRAATVGVACGAALGVLAFAFAVAVRNAWARMFTADASILALTAAVLPIVGMCELGNCPQTAGCGVLRGSARPRTGANINMWSFYGVGMPVAAGLAFWGRLDFPGLWLGMLAAQGTCVALMMVVVRRTDWNLQAERAQRLTGGPVETDTAVVVVVVTNEFDEKQAADGDNAETCDSFDSLKIDQSTASS